One genomic segment of Coffea arabica cultivar ET-39 chromosome 6e, Coffea Arabica ET-39 HiFi, whole genome shotgun sequence includes these proteins:
- the LOC140009821 gene encoding uncharacterized protein produces the protein MTYFANQHRTERTLAVGDYVFLKLQPYRQQSLAIRRSLKLAAKYYGPFEVLEKVGQVSYRLKLPEGARIHPVFHISLLNKRIGPDQHTTPTIPEFDMQDHCILEPEAVLQRRVILRKDQPVIQYLIKWSHMDSCEASWEDASVVKVLSQMTSACQSVKWVSDRVVLSYIRSSLQLQRHQEK, from the exons ATGACTTATTTTGCCAATCAGCACAGAACTGAGAGGACCCTAGCAGTTGGAGATTATGTTTTCCTGAAGCTGCAGCCTTATAGGCAACAGTCCTTGGCCATCAGAAGGAGTCTTAAACTAGCAGCTAAATATTATGGCCCTTTTGAGGTTTTGGAAAAGGTGGGTCAGGTCTCATACAGGCTCAAGCTACCTGAGGGGGCCAGGATACATCCTGTGTTTCACATATCCTTGCTCAATAAAAGGATTGGCCCGGATCAGCACACCACCCCCACTATACCAGAGTTTGATATGCAGGATCACTGCATACTAGAACCTGAGGCAGTGTTGCAGAGGAGGGTTATCCTCAGGAAGGATCAACCTGTGATCCAATATCTAATTAAGTGGTCTCACATGGACTCCTGTGAAGCTTCTTGGGAAGACGCATCT GTAGTTAAGGTGCTGAGTCAGATGACGTCAGCATGTCAGTCTGTTAAGTGGGTTAGTGATCGTGTAGTTCTTTCCTATATAAGGAGCTCTCTGCAATTGCAGAGGCATCAAGAGAAATAA